The sequence below is a genomic window from Salvelinus namaycush isolate Seneca chromosome 2, SaNama_1.0, whole genome shotgun sequence.
CTTTACTTTACTTTACATCACTCTGACTGTCCTGTCTCGTCTTCTCTTTACTTTACTTTACATCCCTCTGACTGTCCTGTCTCGTCTTCTCTTTACTTTACATTACATCACTCTGACTGTCCTGTCTCGTCTTCTCTTTACTTTACATTACATCACTCTGACTGTCCTGTCTCGTCTTCTCTTTACTTTACTTTACATCACTCTGACTGTCCTGTCTCGTCTTCTCTTTACATTACATCACTCTGACTGTCCTGTCTCGTCTTCTCTTTACTTTACATCCCTCTGACTGTCCTGTCTCGTCTTCTCTTTACTTGACATCCCTCTGACTGTCCTGGCTCGTCTTCTCTTTACTTTACATTACATCACTCTGACTGTCCTGTCTCATCTTCTCTTTACTTTACATCCCTCTGACTGTCCTGTCTCGTCTTCTTACATCTGCCTGTGATTGAACTCAACGGGGAAAATCTTCTAGGCTATTCCTGCTGATGTCCAGAGCAGACGTCAAGTTCTCTCTTTCACAGTTCTTCATATCATTTTTTAAACACAGTTTAACTCTGTATTTTAAAGTGTTAAACAATGACTATAACAGTATGACAAGATAATTGAAAATAGACACGTCATGTGGGATATGCCCACTGTCCCCAGGTCAGACATCAGACAGCCTATTCTCTAGACAATGTATAATTATATATACGGAATTAGGAACTATTAATGAAGTACACTACatagaaaataaaatgtaattttgtctctctgtctctgttcataACATATCATCACCGTCACACTTCTTTaccctctcactctgtctctgttccccagcaggtcagaggtcagacagCAGGGCCTTGGAGGACTTGGCCAACTATGACTTCCTGGTTCAGTTGAGAAAGGCATCCTCCCACCAACCTGCCTCACACCACTACCAGCACCACAACCACCTGCCCCCCAACGGCAGAAGCCCTGCCCCAGCCATGTATCACACTGGCAGCCTGCGCCTCCATGATGACCTCCCTCCCGTCTGGTCTCTTGGGGCTCAGCGCTCACCTGAGAGACCAGGTAGGTTATGGATATGCATCCTTATAAACATACCTTGCATTTCCCCAAATCTCTGTTGATATTAGATTAGCCCACAAGGCTAATTTGAGTAGAACATTTTGTAGTTACATTTTTCAACATCCGTAGAGCTACTatcagaattgcaggaaatacaGCCTTATGTCATTTACGGCCAGATACATGGATTCCTTGATGGCTGTTGACTACAGTTTGAATCCTTGACATTATGTTTCTTAAACTTTTTGTTTCTGAAtgaatttattgttaacaaacttgAAGTTGTCCTCTATCTGGCTATGTGTGTCCTAGACGGCGACCCTTTAAGTCCAGATGCTCTCAGGAACCTACAGGCTTGTCCGTTCTGCCAGCATACCTTCCACCGCGGAGGGTCCCTACGCGAGCACATCAAGTTTTGCCACGAGCGGGACGGCGGGCACTATAGAGCTCAGATGGAACGACACATGGGACTGCACAGTCAGGTACAGGGCAAGGTGACACACTGGAAGAGATATACAATCCTTTGGAGTCCACCTACTACAAGGTGCTACTCTTTCTGAAGGTTCTTCAAGACGGATATGACCAGCAATCTAATGACTCCAAAAAAGTGTTATgtcagtgtattcggaaagtattcagacccctttcctttttccacattttttacgttacagccttgttctaaaatggattaaataatttttccccctcatcaatctacacacaataccccataatgacaaagcaaaaacatgttttaataaatgttcgaaaatgtatatttaaaaaaaataatggaattattacatttacataaatattcagaccctttactcagtactttgttgaagtacctttggcagcgattacagcctcgagtcttcttgggtatgaggctacaagcttggcacacctgtatttggggagtttctcccattcttctctgcagatcctctcaagctctgtcaggttggatgaggagcgtcgctgcacagctattttcaggtctctacagagatgttcgatcaggttcaagtccgggctctgactgggccactcaaagacattcagtctgaggtccttaacgctctggagcagattttcatcaaggatctctctgtaatttgctccgttcatctttccctcaatctatgactagtctcccagtccctgctgctgaaaaacatccccacagcatgatgctgtcaccaccatgcttcaccatagggatggagccaggtatcctccagacgtgacgcttggcattcaggccaaagtgttcaatcttggtttcatcagatcagagaatcttgtttctcatggtccgagtcttttaggtgcctttttggcaaacgccaagcgggctgtcatgtgcctttaactgaagagttgcttctgtctggccactctaccataaaggcctgattggtggagtgctgcagagatggttgtccttctcccatctccgtagaggaactctagagtgaccatcaggttcttggtcaactccctgaccaaggcccttttcccccgattgctcagtttggccgggaggccaggAGGCCTGCCTCCagactctaggaagagtcttggtggttccaaacatttaagaatgatggaggccactatgttcttggggaccttcaatactgcagaaatgctttggtaccgttccccatatctgtgcctcgacacaatcctgtctcggagctctacggacaattcctttgacctcatggcttggtttttgctctgacatgcactgtcaattctgagacattatatagacaggtgtgtgcctttccaaatcatgtccaatcaattgaatttaccacaggtggactccaatcagttGTAGAAActactcaaggatgatcaatggaaacaggatgcacctgagctcaactttgagtctcatagcaaagggtctgaatacttatgtaaataaggtatttctgtattgttttttaaataaatttgcacacaaaaaaagtatctgtttttgctttgtcattatggggtattgtgatgtcactatggggtattgtgatgtcattatggggtattgtgtgtagattgatgaggaacatgttttatttaatccattttagaataaggctgtaacgtaacaaaatgtggaaaaagtgaaggggtctgaatactttccaaacgcCCTGTAGTTTGACTGTAGAAAAGGCATGATATGCAATCTCAGAGTTGACTCTCAATCTCCTGGTGACCAGAACTGATTTGACTGAACGCGTGTTTGTGATTGGTGCAGCACATTGACCATGGTGCGGAGAGCAGGAAGTTCAAGTGTTTTCAgtgtgggaaatccttcaagtACAAACACCACCTCAAAGAGCACCTCCGCATCCACAGTGGTAATGCACGTTTTCTTACATGAAATATTCTAAATCAATCTGATTGATTTTATGTTAAAGCAATAAGACATGAGAACCCATGGATTTTGGTAAATAATACACGACTAAGGGTTGTTCTTAGGCACGAGGCGAAGCATCTTCAACTGATGTTCTGTGCTTCCTTCTTTAGGTGAGAAACCGTATGAATGTTCCAACTGCAAGAAGCGCTTCTCTCACTCTGGCTCCTACAGCTCACACCTCAGCAGTAAGAAGTGCTtgacagggggaggagggggaggagaaggaggagggggagaaggaggagggggaggaggaggaggaggaggaggggggggacgTAGAGGTGGAGGGGAGACCTATAACAACAGACATAGCCAGGGGACCTACCAGTCCTCCCCTGCATCACCCTCAGCAGGAAGCGGTAGGAACAGCAGTGGAAAGGGCTCTCCCTACCTTCCTCACACCCAGAAGCGTCAGTCACCAATGGGCTTAGAGAGGGAGCTGTACCCCCCTGGGGACCAGAGCAGGGGGATCCTCCAGGGCCGGGAGCTAGGCAGGCTGTGGGACCCCCCAGCGGAGTTCTCCCTCCGGGACAACGTGTTCAAGGGCACCAACCTGCTGCCGTACCTCCATGCCACCGCCGGGGGCAAGTTTGAGCAGATGCTGCAGGAGATGTTTGACAGGGAGGCTGGAGATGTAGGCTCacccagggaggaggggagactGGGGATTCACAACGGAGGACGAGACAAGAAGGCAGATGATCCAAAACCGCTGAAACGCAACCGAACCGGCTCGGGTGAGGGGTACAGGGGTGGGGTGACATGTCACTGGTGCTCCCAGCTCTTCCCCAGCCCTGCCATGTTACTGCAGCATGAGCGCTACCTCTGTAAGATTAACCGGCAGTCCATGGAGGTGCCTGAAGGTCCTCGCAGCAAAGaccacctctctcccctctacttCTCCTCCAGAACTCCTCTCCAGCCACCCCCACCAGACAACAACAATAAAACCCCAGCAATAGCTAACGGTTTCTCCAAAGACAAGTCTCCTCTCCAGAGACCCTGCTGGCACTCTGTCCCTCAGGAGCTGCTGGTCGCCATGCACTCCCCCCTACAGCCCCGCCCAGACTCACTATCCATGAGATCCTATTGGTCTAGCCAGGAGAGTGGAAGGAGTGGCGGCAGCCCCGGCCAACCAGCACCAACTAGCCCTGCTACAGACATGTCCTCACTGCTACCAATAGGACCATTCCCCTCTTCAGAGATCGACTCGCCCCTGTGCCTGGACCTTTCCAACACCACTCTCACCCCCCCTTGGAGTCGAACCATCCCCCAAGGAAGGACCGCAGGGTCGGGTAGCTCCCAGAATGACCAACCCCTGGATCTCTCCCTCCCCAAGCCCCAGGAGGGGAAAGCCCTGGAGGACAGCATGCCCAGTAATGGACACCCTCGTccgggagaaaagagagagaagacctACAGAGAGCCAGCAGAGAACCAGCAGCTCCACCGGAGGCTGAGTCTCAGTCCACCTTGGCAACAGGTGTGGGACAGGAGTGGTATTATATATGTCTGGCTGTGTGCTGTTTGTTTTCTATTGTGGTTCTATACGGTGTATGTAATGTGCAATGTGTGAGCTTTTCGTAAGATTTTACTCTTTTAGGACGATAAACATCAATCTAATCTAAACTAATTTAATCTCATCAGCAGCATCAAGCCGTCTACAGTGGCGTTCCGATGTTTGAGGGCTCCATCTACAGTGCATACCCTCTGTTTAACCCCATGATGCCCGCTGGGCTAGCTGGCTCAGGACATGATGTGGTTCCCTCCCTGCCCCTCAGTCACCCAGCCAGCAGCCAGCGATTCCTCTCCCCTATGGTCTACATGATGGAGTCAGACACAGATGCCGTGCTGAAGAGGATCCATCAGGAGAGACAAGCCTTCATGGTAAGAACAACATTTACCCTAATATGTTATGGTATAAAACATGTTGTGGTATAACGTTTATTTCAATTCAATGCAGAGAAAGATATTTTCAAACGTATTTCACAGGAATGAACTGTAACTAAAGAGAAAACAACAATGACATCCTCTGAATAGACCCAGATCAGAACCTCCTAACCATTAGTATTGTGTATGTCCCCACCCAGGGTGAGGTGATGGGTTGCGGGGGTCTGGACTACCTCTCGCTgatggaggaaggaggagagggagaagggggaccAGGGAGGAAGAGACTGAAGAAGACAGACGAAGGCCTGTACGCCTGCGACGTCTGTGACAAGACCTTCCAGAAGAGCAGCTCTCTGCTCCGACACAAGTATGAGCACACAGGTATACGCAGTGACATGTATAGAAATTATAAAGCATAAATTATACTAAGAGCTTTATTTACACATTCCGCGATAGAAATGTAACGGTAATTAAACGGTTGTGTCGACGTACGCAacgtttactgtgaatgcagtctccgcaaaaccacgggaacattgccttttaaAGTTCAATCACGCTGTAAGGCTAAACTACCGCGAcgtggattgaatagagcccttttAGTAAGGTGACGGGGAGACAACCAGATAGTATGATCGTGGCTTTTAGGGATAATCTCTGTCTTTTGAAAGCTACAGTACGATGGATTGAGCATGTTTCTGTTCTGATATATTCCCCCCACACAGGTAAACGTCCCCACGAGTGCCAGAT
It includes:
- the LOC120020206 gene encoding zinc finger E-box-binding homeobox 2-like; this encodes MHTVRETEENRCDEYYNALLVGYPLRAHWPTSPQQSEHHSQNADIEWFSSLGSEGEDGDEVGLWSPEPQDYQGSLDKTSLTPSEGEGDGEGTEPGGTPSPRGQSTRPQSPIPREGHCAEGEEEVPESGITMDRKQESLMTYSQRSDSRALEDLANYDFLVQLRKASSHQPASHHYQHHNHLPPNGRSPAPAMYHTGSLRLHDDLPPVWSLGAQRSPERPDALRNLQACPFCQHTFHRGGSLREHIKFCHERDGGHYRAQMERHMGLHSQVQDRCHIDHGAESRKFKCFQCGKSFKYKHHLKEHLRIHSGEKPYECSNCKKRFSHSGSYSSHLSSKKCLTGGGGGGEGGGGEGGGGGGGGGGGGGRRGGGETYNNRHSQGTYQSSPASPSAGSGRNSSGKGSPYLPHTQKRQSPMGLERELYPPGDQSRGILQGRELGRLWDPPAEFSLRDNVFKGTNLLPYLHATAGGKFEQMLQEMFDREAGDVGSPREEGRLGIHNGGRDKKADDPKPLKRNRTGSGEGYRGGVTCHWCSQLFPSPAMLLQHERYLCKINRQSMEVPEGPRSKDHLSPLYFSSRTPLQPPPPDNNNKTPAIANGFSKDKSPLQRPCWHSVPQELLVAMHSPLQPRPDSLSMRSYWSSQESGRSGGSPGQPAPTSPATDMSSLLPIGPFPSSEIDSPLCLDLSNTTLTPPWSRTIPQGRTAGSGSSQNDQPLDLSLPKPQEGKALEDSMPSNGHPRPGEKREKTYREPAENQQLHRRLSLSPPWQQQHQAVYSGVPMFEGSIYSAYPLFNPMMPAGLAGSGHDVVPSLPLSHPASSQRFLSPMVYMMESDTDAVLKRIHQERQAFMGEVMGCGGLDYLSLMEEGGEGEGGPGRKRLKKTDEGLYACDVCDKTFQKSSSLLRHKYEHTGKRPHECQICRKAFKHKHHLMEHSRLHSGEKPYECDKCGKRFSHSGSYSQHMNHRYAYCSRDQEREGVEEPPLTPGGSTDLGHVSGGTPFSMEYTPMFLSDASLDGGIGGRAHEEEEEGEEDETDKTKGGHMKEACTLSGSGSGDGLGLELCSSPVGNERDRQHVDRGNGEGENSGLETYRLENNNDWDRDALEQNGDQNTDTYELSPEAPLSQ